In one window of Streptomyces sp. FXJ1.172 DNA:
- a CDS encoding helix-turn-helix domain-containing protein, translated as MSIGNSPEDERPFSDESQEARVPVGRALQQARIAAGLTVDDVSSATRVRIAIVHAIEADDFGPCGGDVYARGHIRTLAKAVRLDPAPLIAQYDAEHGGRPAPTPAAPLFEAERIRPERRGPNWTAAMVAAIVVVIGFVGFTAIKGGSGGNDSKAQVAEGATATTKSASPTPTKGKPAAPSTAPSDSAIAAAPQDKVTVQISAPNGRSWISAKDHNGRMLFDGLLKKGDSKTFQDSSKINLILGDAGAIELYVNGKKIDDNFQPGQVERLTYTKGDPVAG; from the coding sequence GTGTCCATCGGCAACTCCCCTGAAGACGAGCGTCCGTTCTCAGACGAGTCCCAGGAAGCCCGTGTCCCCGTGGGCCGCGCGCTCCAGCAGGCGCGGATCGCGGCCGGGCTCACCGTGGACGATGTCAGCAGTGCCACTCGTGTCCGTATCGCCATCGTGCACGCCATCGAGGCGGACGATTTCGGTCCCTGCGGCGGTGACGTGTACGCGCGCGGGCACATCCGCACGCTGGCCAAGGCCGTCCGGCTCGATCCCGCGCCCCTGATCGCCCAGTACGACGCCGAGCACGGCGGCCGTCCCGCGCCCACCCCGGCGGCGCCGCTCTTCGAGGCGGAGCGGATCCGCCCCGAGCGGCGCGGGCCGAACTGGACCGCGGCCATGGTCGCCGCGATCGTCGTCGTGATCGGTTTCGTCGGCTTCACCGCGATCAAGGGCGGCAGCGGCGGAAACGACTCCAAGGCACAGGTCGCCGAGGGCGCGACGGCCACCACCAAGTCCGCCTCGCCCACGCCGACCAAGGGCAAGCCCGCCGCGCCCAGCACCGCGCCCTCCGACAGCGCCATCGCCGCGGCGCCCCAGGACAAGGTGACCGTGCAGATCAGCGCGCCGAACGGACGCAGCTGGATCTCGGCCAAGGACCACAACGGCCGGATGCTCTTCGACGGGCTGCTGAAGAAGGGCGACTCCAAGACCTTCCAGGACAGCTCCAAGATCAACCTGATCCTCGGCGACGCCGGCGCGATCGAGCTGTACGTCAACGGCAAGAAGATCGACGACAACTTCCAGCCGGGCCAGGTGGAGCGCCTCACCTACACGAAGGGCGACCCGGTCGCGGGCTGA